The Budorcas taxicolor isolate Tak-1 chromosome 5, Takin1.1, whole genome shotgun sequence genome includes a window with the following:
- the IGFBP6 gene encoding insulin-like growth factor-binding protein 6 translates to MTPHRLLPPLLLTLLLAARPGGALARCPGCGQGVSAGCPGGCAEEDGGPAAESCAEAGGCLRREGQQCGVYTPNCAPGLQCQPPEKEDLPLRALLQGRGRCGRARTPSGENPKESKPQAGTARSQDVNRRDQQRNSGTSTTPVRPNSGGVQDTEMGPCRKHLDSVLQQLQTEVFRGAHTLYVPNCDHRGFYRKRQCRSSQGQRRGPCWCVDRMGQPLPGSSEGGDGSSLCPTGGSG, encoded by the exons ATGACCCCCCACAGGCTGCTGCCGCCACTGCTGCTAACTTTGCTGCTCGCTGCCCGCCCAGGAGGCGCCTTGGCAAGGTGCCCAGGCTGCGGGCAGGGGGTGTCGGCGGGTTGTCCAGGGGGCTGCGCGGAGGAGGATGGGGGGCCGGCGGCGGAAAGCTGTGCGGAAGCTGGGGGCTGTCTCAGGAGGGAGGGCCAGCAGTGCGGGGTCTACACTCCCAACTGCGCCCCAGGACTGCAGTGCCAGCCGCCGGAGAAAGAGGATTTGCCTTTGCGGGCGCTACTGCAGGGCCGGGGCCGCTGCGGCCGGGCGCGCACGCCCTCGG GAGAGAATCCTAAGGAGAGTAAGCCCCAAGCAGGGACTGCTCGCTCGCAGGACGTGAACCGCAGAGACCAACAGAGGAACTCGGGGACCTCTACCACTCCTGTCCGGCCCAATTCTGGGGGCGTACAAGACACTGAGATG GGTCCCTGTCGCAAACATCTGGACTCCGTGCTGCAGCAACTCCAGACCGAGGTCTTCCGCGGGGCTCACACCCTCTACGTGCCTAATTGTGACCATAGGGGCTTCTATCGGAAGCGGCAG TGCCGCTCCTCCCAGGGGCAGCGCCGAGGTCCCTGCTGGTGTGTGGATCGCATGGGCCAGCCCCTGCCCGGGTCCTCAGAAGGCGGCGATGGAAGTTCCCTCTGCCCCACCGGCGGCAGCGGCTag
- the SPRYD3 gene encoding SPRY domain-containing protein 3: MRRTRRPRFVLMNKMDDLNLHYRFLNWRRRIREIREVRAFRYQERFKHILVDGDTLSYHGNSGEVGCYVASRPLTKDSNYFEVSIVDSGVRGTIAVGLVPQYYSLDHQPGWLPDSVAYHADDGKLYNGRAKGRQFGSKCNSGDRIGCGIEPVSFDVQTAQIFFTKNGKRVGSTIMPMSPDGLFPAVGMHSLGEEVRLHLNAELGREDDSVMMVDSYEDEWGRLHDVRVCGTLLEYLGKGKSIVDVGLAQARRPLSTRSHYFEVEIVDPGEKCYIALGLARKDYPKNRHPGWSRGSVAYHADDGKIFHGSGVGDPFGPRCYKGDIMGCGIMFPRDYILDSEGDSDDSCDTVILSPTARAVRNVRNVMYLHQEGEEEEEEEEEEDDGEEIEQEHEGKKVVVFFTRNGKIIGKKDAVVPSGGFFPTIGMLSCGEKVKVDLHPLSG, from the exons ATGAGGAGGACGCGGCGGCCCCG GTTTGTTCTCATGAACAAGATGGATGACCTCAACCTGCACTACCGGTTTCTGAATTGGCGCCGGCGGATCCGGGAGATTCGAGAGGTCCGGGCTTTCCGATATCAGGAGAGGTTCAAGCATATTCTTGTAGATGGAGACACTTTGAG TTACCATGGAAACTCTGGTGAAGTTGGCTGCTATGTGGCTTCTCGACCCCTGACAAAGGACAGCAATTATTTTGAG GTGTCGATTGTGGACAGTGGGGTCCGGGGCACCATTGCTGTGGGACTGGTCCCTCAGTACTATAGCCTGGATCACCAGCCTGGCTGGTTGCCTGACTCTGTGGCCTACCATGCTGATGATGGCAA GCTTTACAATGGCCGAGCCAAGGGTCGCCAGTTTGGGTCAAAGTGCAACTCTGGGGACCGGATTGGTTGCGGCATTGAGCCAGTGTCCTTTGATGTGCAGACTGCCCAGATCTTCTTCACTAAAAATGGGAAGCGG GTGGGCTCTACCATCATGCCCATGTCCCCGGATGGGCTGTTTCCGGCAGTGGGCATGCACTCGCTGGGTGAGGAGGTGCGGCTGCACCTCAACGCCGAGCTGGGCCGCGAGGATGACAGCGTCATGATGGTGGACAGTTACGAGGATGAGTGGGGCCGGCTGCACGACGTCCGAGTCTGTGGAACC CTGCTGGAGTACTTGGGCAAGGGCAAGAGCATCGTGGACGTGGGGCTGGCCCAGGCCCGGCGCCCACTCAGCACCCGTAGTCACTACTTTGAGGTGGAGATCGTGGACCCTGGAGAGAAATGCTACATCGCCTTGGGGCTGGCCCGGAAG GATTATCCCAAGAACAGGCACCCTGGATGGAGCAGAGGGTCTGTGGCTTATCATGCAG ACGACGGGAAGATCTTTCATGGCAGCGGCGTGGGGGACCCCTTTGGGCCACGCTGTTACAAAGGGGACATAATGGGCTGTGGAATCATGTTCCCCCGGGACTACATTCTGGACAGTGAGG GTGACAGCGACGACAGCTGTGACACAGTGATCCTGTCCCCGACTGCCCGAGCTGTGCGGAATGTCCGGAATGTCATGTATCTGCaccaggaaggggaggaggaagaggaagaggaggaagaggaagacgaCGGGGAGGAGATAGAGCAAGAACACGAGGGCAAGAAGGTGGTG GTTTTCTTCACTCGGAATGGCAAGATCATTGGGAAGAAGGATGCTGTTGTACCTTCTGGGGGCTTCTTCCCCACCATTGGGATGCTGAGCTGTGGGGAAAAAGTCAAAGTGGATCTGCACCCCCTGAGTGGCTAG
- the TNS2 gene encoding LOW QUALITY PROTEIN: tensin-2 (The sequence of the model RefSeq protein was modified relative to this genomic sequence to represent the inferred CDS: deleted 2 bases in 1 codon) translates to MKGWASPHTSQTAYSPPKGSGCLRQAASRKPRARPQHCSGPKASTPGSQTTMKSSGPVERLLRALGRRDSSRATSRPRKAEPHSFREKVFRKKPPVCAVCKAAIDGTGVSCRVCKVATHRKCEAKVTSSCQALPPVELRRNTAPVRRIEHLGSTKSLNHSKQRSTLPRSFSLDPLMERRWDLDLTYVTERILAASFPARPDEQRHRGHLRELAHVLQSKHRDKYLLFNLSEKRHDLTRLNPKVQDFGWPELHAPPLDKLCSICKAMETWLSADPQHVVVLYCKGSKGKLGVIVSAYMHYSKISAGADQALATLTMRKFCEDKVAAELQPSQRRYITYFSGLLSGAIRMNSSPLFLHYVLVPVLPAFEPGAGFQPFLKIYQSMQLVYTSGVYLRCIQVPLIQLCPLFPSHVAGPGPQQLCISLEPALLLKGDVMVTCYHKGSRGTDRTLVFRVQFHTCTIHGARLIFSKDQLDEAWADERFPFQASVEFVFSSSPEKIKGSTPRNEPSVSVDYNTAEPAVRWDSYENFNLHHEDSADDSVTHTRGPLDGSPYAQVQRAPRQTPPAPSPEPPPPPLLSVSSDSGHSSTLTTEPAAESPGRPPPTAAERQELERLLGGCGVASGGRGAGRETAILDDEDQPAAGGGPHLGIYSGHRPGLSRHCSCRQGYREPCGVPNGGYYRPEGTLERRRLAFGAYEGAPQGYAEPSVEKRRLCRSLSEGPYPYPPELGKPTNGDFGYRSPGYREVVILEDPGLPALCSCPACEEKLALPTAALYGLRLEREAGEGWASEAGKPLLHPVRPGHPLPLLVPACGHHHTPLPDYSCLKPPKAGEEGHEGCSYALCPEGRYGHPGYPALVTYGYGGAVPSCCPAYGRVPHSCGSPGEGRGYPSPRPHSPRAGSISPGSPPYPQSRKLSYEIPAEEGGDRYPLPGHLAPAGPLASPESPEPVSWREGPSGHSTLPRSPRDAQCSTTSELSGPSTPLHTSSPVQGKESTRRQDTRSPTLAPTQRLSPAEALPPVSQGGADKAPELPAGSGPEPPAPGAFSPASPPSSPNDWPQERSPGGRLDSASPRGPVPNTLPGLRHAPWQGLRDPPDSPDGSPLTPVPTQMPWLVASPEPPQSSPTPAFPLAASYDINGPPQPPLPEKRHLLGPGQQPGPWGPEQASPPARGTSHHVTFAPLLPDNAPQPPEPPMQESQSNVKFVQDTSKFWYKPHLSRDQAITLLKDKDPGAFLIRDSHSFQGAYGLALKVATPPPSAQSWKGDPSEQLVRHFLIETGPKGVKIKGCPSEPYFGSLSALVSQHSISPLSLPCCLRIPSKDPLEEVPEAPVPSNMSTAADLLRQGAACSVLYLTSVETESLTGPQAVARASSAALSCSPRPAPAVVHFKVSAQGITLTDNQRKLFFRRHYPVNSITFSSTDPQDRRWTNSDGTTSKIFGFVAKKPGSPWENVCHLFAELDPDQPAGAIVTFITKVLLGQRK, encoded by the exons GTGACTTCGTCCTGTCAGGCTTTGCCTCCCGTGGAGCTG CGGAGAAACACCGCCCCTGTGAGGCGCATAGAGCACTTG GGATCCACCAAGTCTCTGAACCACTCAAAGCAGCGCAGCACTCTGCCCAG gagcTTCAGCCTGGACCCGCTCATGGAGCGCCGCTGGGACTTGGACCTCACCTACGTGACGGAGCGGATCCTGGCCGCTTCTTTCCCCGCGCGGCCCGACGAGCAGCGACACCGGGGCCACCTGCGCGAGCTGGCTCACGTGCTGCAATCCAAGCACCGTGACAAGTACCTG CTCTTCAACCTTTCAGAGAAAAGACATGACCTGACCCGCCTAAACCCGAAG GTCCAGGACTTTGGCTGGCCTGAGCTGCACGCACCCCCCCTAGACAAGCTGTGCTCCATTTGCAAAGCCATGGAGACCTGGCTCAGCGCTGACCCGCAGCACGTGGTCGTATTGTACTGCAAG GGGAGCAAGGGCAAGCTCGGTGTCATCGTCTCTGCCTACATGCACTACAGCAAGATCTCTGCAGG GGCAGACCAGGCGCTGGCGACCCTTACCATGCGGAAGTTTTGTGAAGACAAGGTTGCCGCAGAATTGCAGCCCTCCCAGCGCCG GTACATCACCTACTTCAGCGGTCTGCTGTCCGGGGCCATCCGCATGAACAGCAGCCCTCTCTTCCTGCACTATGTGCTGGTGCCCGTGCTGCCAGCCTTTGAACCTGGTGCAG GTTTCCAGCCCTTCCTCAAGATCTACCAATCCATGCAGCTTGTCTACACATCAGGAGTCTA CCTCCGGTGCATCCAAGTGCCCCTGATTCAGCTCtgccct ctcttccccagtcATGTTGCAGGCCCTGGTCCCCAGCAGCTTTGTATCAGCCTGGAGCCAGCCCTCCTCCTCAAAGGCGATGTCATG GTAACATGCTATCACAAGGGTAGCCGGGGGACTGACCGGACCCTCGTATTCCGAGTCCAGTTCCACACATGCACCATCCATGGAGCACGGCTCATTTTCTCCAAGGACCAGTTGGATGAGGCCTGGGCCG ACGAGAGGTTCCCCTTCCAAGCCTCGGTGGAGTtcgtcttctcctccagcccagagAAGATCAAAG GTAGCACCCCACGGAATGAGCCCTCCGTCTCTGTCGACTACAACACTGCAGAGCCCGCAGTGCGCTGGGACTCCTACGAGAACTTCAACCTGCACCATGAGGACAGTGCGGACG ACTCTGTCACCCACACCCGGGGGCCCCTGGATGGCAGTCCTTATGCCCAGGTGCAGCGAGCCCCCCGCCAGACCCCACCGGCCCCGTCTCCggagccacccccacccccgctgctTTCTGTCAGCAGCGACTCTGGCCATTCCTCCACGCTGACCACGGAGCCGGCCGCCGAGTCCCCTGGCCGGCCACCTCCGACGGCTGCCGAGCGGCAGGAGCTCGAGCGCCTGCTGGGAGGCTGTGGAGTGgccagtgggggcaggggagctgGGCGCGAGACGGCCATCCTTGATGATGAAGACCAGCCCGCTGCGGGCGGAGGCCCCCACCTCGGAATATATTCGGGACACAGGCCTGGCCTCAGCCGCCACTGCTCCTGCCGCCAGGGCTATCGGGAACCCTGCGGGGTCCCCAATGGAGGCTACTACCGGCCAGAGGGGACCCTGGAGAGGCGGCGGCTGGCTTTCGGAGCCTATGAGGGGGCCCCCCAGGGCTATGCTGAGCCCTCCGTGGAGAAGAGGCGCCTCTGCCGCTCACTGTCCGAGGGGCCGTACCCCTACCCACCTGAGCTGGGGAAACCCACCAATGGAGACTTTGGCTACCGCTCCCCAGGCTACCGGGAGGTGGTGATCCTGGAAGACCCAGGGCTGCCTGCGCTGTGCTCGTGCCCCGCCTGTGAGGAGAAGCTAGCACTGCCCACGGCAGCCCTCTATGGGCTGCGGCTGGagagggaggctggagagggcTGGGCGAGTGAGGCTGGTAAGCCCCTCCTGCACCCGGTGCGACCCGGGCATCCGCTGCCCCTGCTGGTGCCTGCCTGCGGGCACCACCATACCCCGCTGCCTGACTACAGCTGCTTGAAGCCACCGAAGGCAGGCGAGGAAGGGCATGAGGGCTGCTCCTATGCCTTGTGCCCCGAGGGCAGGTATGGGCACCCAGGGTACCCTGCCCTGGTAACGTACGGCTATGGAGGCGCGGTTCCCAGTTGCTGCCCAGCATACGGCCGGGTGCCGCACAGCTGTGGGTCTCCAGGTGAGGGCAGAGGGTATCCCAGCCCTCGTCCCCACTCCCCCCGGGCTGGCTCCATCTCCCCTGGCAGCCCGCCCTACCCCCAGTCCAGGAAGCTGAGCTACGAGATCCCTGCAGAGGAAGGAGGGGACCGGTATCCGCTGCCTGGGCACCTGGCCCCAGCAGGACCCTTGGCATCTCCAG aGTCGCCGGAGCCTGTGTCCTGGAGGGAGGGTCCCAGCGGGCACAGCACCCTGCCCCGGTCCCCGCGAGATGCCCAGTGCAGCACCACTTCCGAGCTGTCCGGTCCTTCCACACCGCTGCACACCAGCAGTCCCGTCCAGGGCAAGGAGAG caCCCGACGGCAGGACACCCGGTCCCCCACCTTGGCGCCCACTCAGAGACTGAGTCCCGCGGAGGCCTTGCCGCCTGTTTCCCAGGGAGGCGCTGATAAGGCTCCAGAGCTGCCTGCGGGAAGTGGGCCTGAGCCTCCAGCCCCTGGCGccttctccccagcctccccacccagCTCTCCCAACGACTGGCCTCAGGAGAGGAGCCCGGGGGGCCGCTTGGACAGCGCCAGTCCAAGGGGGCCTGTACCCAACACCCTGCCCGGCCTCCGTCACGCCCCCTGGCAGGGCCTGCGAGACCCCCCGGACAGCCCGGACGGGTCCCCCCTCACCCCTGTGCCTACTCAGATGCCCTGGCTTGTGGCCAGCCCAGAACCCCCTCAGAGCTCGCCCACACCTGCCTTTCCTCTGGCTGCATCTTACGACATCAACGGCCCCCCCCAGCCCCCCCTTCCTGAGAAACGTCATCTGCTGGGGCCTGGGCAGCAGCCGGGACCCTGGGGCCCGGAGCAGGCATCACCACCAGCCAGAGGCACTAGTCACCATGTCACTTTTGCACCTCTGCTCCCGGATaatgccccccaacccccag AGCCCCCGATGCAAGAGAGCCAGAGCAATGTCAAGTTTGTCCAGGACACATCCAAGTTCTGGTACAAGCCACACCTGTCCCGTGACCAAG ccaTCACCCTGCTGAAGGACAAAGACCCTGGGGCCTTCCTGATCAGGGACAGTCATTCATTCCAAGGAGCCTATGGGCTGGCTCTCAAGGTGGCCACGCCCCCTCCCAGCGCCCAGTCCTGGAAAG GGGACCCCTCGGAACAGCTGGTCCGCCATTTTCTCATTGAGACTGGGCCCAAAGGGGTGAAGATCAAGGGCTGTCCCAGCGAGCCCTACTTTG GCAGCCTGTCAGCCCTGGTCTCCCAGCACTCCATCTCCCCACTGTCCCTGCCCTGCTGCCTGCGCATTCCCAGCAAAG atcctctggaggaggtccCAGAGGCCCCAGTGCCCAGCAACATGAGCACAGCAGCAGACCTCCTGCGTCAAGGCGCCG CCTGCAGCGTGCTCTACCTGACCTCAGTGGAGACGGAGTCGCTGACGGGCCCCCAAGCAGTGGCACGGGCCAGCTCCGCAGCTCTGAGCTgcagcccccgccccgcgccaGCCGTCGTCCACTTCAAGGTCTCAGCCCAGGGCATCACACTCACAGACAACCAAAGGAA gctcttctttcgCCGCCATTATCCAGTGAACAGCATCACCTTCTCCAGCACTGACCCTCAGGACCGGAG ATGGACCAACTCCGACGGGACCACCTCCAA GATCTTTGGTTTCGTGGCCAAGAAGCCGGGAAGCCCTTGGGAGAATGTGTGCCACCTCTTCGCAGAGCTTGACCCGGATCAGCCTGCAGGCGCCATTGTCACCTTCATCACCAAAGTTTTACTGGGCCAGAGGAAATGA